A single window of Synechococcus sp. CBW1004 DNA harbors:
- a CDS encoding ABC transporter transmembrane domain-containing protein has protein sequence MGASPLQNRQAGNQNASWLGAVAASLARPGRWLKQELNDNFNLIEEFITNRFFHSLGNVDWSAYQIGPLVVSSLLINLLELSSPLYINIVYTSVLPSGSMESLLVLSVGVVLLMLLGGWLHTLRLALTGQDGARLEHRNRLEALDHFCRMPLTTYLQLSPAAHAERLSSISMLRDETTVQALTTAIDLVFSLLFVVALFLIGGSIGIVAVVAIVVYVLRALAFSRNYEQIAKQRDQLELSRLTYQNQLVGALDLIKANGLGSRYLLGHERRQEELAWQRMQNALFSGQYQAFGALTSQVAMATMVTWGAFLVIGDRMNVGALAACLLLSGKVLSPWQQAMGLWNSYRRLSHAREEFEALMAQPVEPGGGRLRLQVAPDSALQVSLAGLALPTGNVMLLRDGRYGADVRQLFLGLLQIHPLPGLLINGKPIDAYNREGLRQMISYVDPSQEPFEGTLLQNLTSFQPRRHQRRALFWSYLSGFDAKVRALPSGYDTLMGQGPSSGLSSDGIKLAQLVRALATDPQVLLLDLSNCSYGKDFIDALQRILKRTRGRISVWINGSGRVLEAISDGQQSLPLMAEVGQ, from the coding sequence ATGGGTGCATCACCGTTACAAAATCGCCAAGCAGGCAACCAGAACGCCAGCTGGCTCGGTGCAGTTGCCGCATCCCTGGCGAGGCCCGGGCGCTGGCTGAAGCAGGAGCTGAACGACAACTTCAATCTGATCGAAGAATTCATCACCAACAGATTCTTCCACTCCCTTGGCAACGTGGATTGGAGCGCCTACCAGATCGGGCCTCTGGTGGTGAGTTCGCTGCTGATCAACCTGCTTGAACTGTCATCACCGCTCTATATCAATATCGTCTACACCTCCGTACTGCCCAGTGGCTCCATGGAGAGCCTGCTGGTGCTGAGTGTGGGCGTCGTGCTGCTGATGCTTCTCGGTGGCTGGCTGCACACCCTGCGCCTCGCACTCACCGGCCAGGATGGCGCACGCCTCGAACATCGCAACCGGCTGGAGGCGCTCGACCACTTCTGCCGAATGCCCCTGACGACCTACCTGCAGCTGTCACCTGCAGCGCATGCCGAACGGCTGAGCAGCATCAGCATGTTGCGCGATGAAACCACCGTGCAGGCGCTGACGACGGCGATTGATCTGGTCTTCTCTCTGCTGTTTGTGGTGGCCCTGTTTCTGATCGGCGGCAGCATCGGCATTGTCGCTGTTGTGGCGATCGTCGTGTATGTGCTGCGCGCCCTGGCGTTCTCACGCAACTATGAGCAGATCGCCAAGCAGCGCGACCAGCTGGAGCTGTCGCGCCTCACCTACCAGAACCAGCTGGTGGGCGCTCTTGATCTGATCAAGGCCAATGGCCTCGGGAGCCGATATCTCCTGGGGCATGAGCGCCGCCAGGAGGAATTGGCCTGGCAGCGCATGCAGAACGCCCTGTTCAGCGGCCAGTACCAGGCCTTTGGTGCCCTCACCAGCCAGGTGGCCATGGCCACGATGGTCACCTGGGGAGCGTTTCTGGTGATCGGCGATCGGATGAATGTGGGAGCCCTGGCCGCCTGCCTGCTGCTCTCCGGCAAGGTGCTCTCCCCCTGGCAGCAGGCCATGGGGCTCTGGAACAGCTACCGCCGACTCAGCCACGCCCGCGAGGAATTCGAGGCATTGATGGCCCAGCCGGTCGAGCCAGGCGGTGGACGGCTGCGGCTCCAGGTTGCCCCCGACAGCGCCCTTCAGGTGAGCCTGGCGGGCCTCGCACTTCCGACGGGCAACGTGATGCTGCTCCGCGATGGTCGCTACGGCGCTGATGTGCGGCAGTTGTTTCTGGGACTGCTTCAGATTCACCCCCTGCCTGGTCTGCTGATCAACGGCAAGCCGATCGATGCCTACAACCGGGAGGGGCTGCGGCAGATGATTAGCTACGTGGATCCCTCCCAGGAGCCATTTGAAGGGACGCTGCTGCAGAACCTGACGAGTTTTCAGCCGCGCCGTCACCAGCGTCGGGCCCTCTTCTGGAGCTATCTCAGCGGCTTCGACGCCAAAGTGCGTGCTCTGCCCAGTGGCTACGACACCCTGATGGGTCAAGGCCCCAGCAGCGGTCTCTCGAGCGATGGCATCAAGCTGGCCCAGCTGGTAAGGGCCCTCGCCACAGACCCCCAGGTGCTGTTGCTCGACCTCAGCAATTGCTCCTACGGCAAGGATTTCATCGACGCACTGCAGCGCATCCTCAAGCGAACGCGCGGTCGCATCAGCGTCTGGATCAACGGCAGCGGCAGGGTCCTCGAGGCGATCAGTGATGGTCAGCAATCGCTGCCGCTGATGGCGGAGGTGGGGCAATGA
- a CDS encoding ATP-binding cassette domain-containing protein has protein sequence MRKSIQLGNGAPQSGTILSGKPDSGQLLRDLTLSPAAPMAFCVRLLLQQLQWTGRSEQLFELFDADPRRMDLVDARNLLLRLGFHSTKQVLNHWGQLNPQLLPALYLAPDNVPWVLSRDKGSAVVAGNVNGRSDVLQLEPGGVLILIQERSGKTRIGMLQEVFYRFTNRIGLLYVISFGLALLALTLPFYIRAIYNLAIPSDSIASTSWIFLGVLVLFDLTWILRQWRSTVLAQLGGRIDALLGVALVEKTFSLDLRQIEAMGRFGLQSRQRNLDSLLSYLQGPMALACLDFPYVVIYLLAIALISGWLVLVPLVLMLVSGLMVWTLSRFYAGAAEMNLNTGIGLAQAQQELVHRFLDVKLTNVEWVWLQRLRGLSAQSATSSLTLNQQVGQLQVITSTSSQLAAVLTLAIGAWMAYGSGQGSMAMGNLIASMFFVWRVFGPFQQLMNALLRFSTMRAQYSQLDQFLNLRNSPRITTTVQHREVIRLRGAVLLDSAACRVSNDNSLAITRASLTVSPGQILAVTGNPGCGKSTVLRVIDQLLPMVSGSLLLDGKDYRQFTTDTIQRNIAFLMDKVELLPGTIWSYLTTMNPEACAAEVRELCDQLQLLPIIESLPQGFDTELNDAVTYQLPSGVLKLLALAQAVIKDAPILLLDDISLGLSPDEFESVLALLPSLRRCLFSGQERSVILATDNKLLLEQADLLCILDKGVTVFQGTPDELRRRMQRSATADC, from the coding sequence ATGAGAAAGTCAATCCAGCTAGGTAACGGCGCTCCCCAGAGCGGCACCATTCTGAGCGGAAAACCTGACTCCGGACAGCTGCTGCGCGACCTCACTCTCAGCCCAGCAGCGCCGATGGCCTTCTGCGTGCGGTTGTTACTGCAGCAGTTGCAATGGACCGGCCGCTCTGAGCAGCTGTTTGAGCTGTTCGACGCCGATCCCCGCCGGATGGACCTGGTGGATGCTCGCAACCTCCTGCTGCGGCTGGGCTTCCACAGCACAAAACAGGTCCTGAACCACTGGGGACAGCTCAACCCCCAATTGCTGCCGGCCCTCTATCTGGCCCCGGACAACGTCCCCTGGGTTCTCTCACGCGATAAAGGCAGTGCTGTGGTTGCCGGCAACGTGAACGGCCGCAGTGATGTCCTCCAACTGGAGCCGGGCGGTGTACTGATCCTGATTCAGGAACGGAGTGGCAAAACGCGGATCGGCATGCTCCAGGAGGTGTTCTACCGCTTCACCAACCGGATCGGCCTGCTCTACGTCATCAGCTTTGGGCTGGCACTGCTGGCATTGACACTGCCCTTCTACATTCGCGCCATCTACAACCTTGCGATCCCCAGCGACAGCATTGCCTCCACCTCGTGGATCTTCCTGGGCGTCCTGGTTCTCTTCGACCTCACCTGGATCCTGCGCCAATGGCGCTCGACGGTGCTGGCCCAGCTTGGTGGTCGCATCGACGCCCTGCTGGGCGTGGCGTTGGTGGAGAAGACCTTCAGTCTCGACCTCCGTCAGATCGAGGCCATGGGGCGCTTTGGTCTGCAGAGCCGCCAGCGCAATCTCGACAGCCTGCTCAGCTATCTGCAGGGTCCCATGGCCCTGGCCTGTCTCGACTTCCCCTATGTGGTCATCTACCTGCTGGCCATCGCCCTGATCAGCGGCTGGCTGGTGCTGGTGCCACTGGTGCTGATGCTGGTGTCAGGCCTGATGGTGTGGACGTTATCGAGGTTCTATGCCGGGGCTGCCGAGATGAATCTGAACACGGGCATAGGGCTGGCGCAGGCCCAGCAGGAATTGGTACATCGTTTCCTTGACGTTAAACTCACCAATGTCGAGTGGGTGTGGCTGCAGCGACTGCGGGGATTATCCGCTCAGAGTGCCACTAGCAGTCTCACCCTCAACCAGCAGGTGGGCCAGCTGCAGGTGATCACCTCCACGAGCTCGCAGCTGGCGGCCGTGCTCACCCTGGCAATCGGTGCCTGGATGGCCTATGGCAGCGGACAGGGTTCCATGGCAATGGGAAATCTGATTGCCTCGATGTTCTTTGTGTGGCGGGTGTTCGGTCCGTTCCAGCAACTGATGAATGCCCTGCTGCGCTTCTCGACCATGCGGGCACAGTACAGCCAACTTGATCAGTTCCTGAATCTTCGCAACTCACCACGCATCACCACCACCGTGCAGCACAGAGAGGTGATTCGTCTTCGCGGTGCCGTGCTGCTTGACTCGGCTGCCTGTCGGGTGAGCAACGACAACAGTCTCGCCATCACCCGTGCCTCGCTGACGGTATCCCCCGGTCAGATCCTGGCCGTCACTGGCAATCCGGGGTGTGGCAAGAGCACCGTGCTGCGGGTCATCGACCAGCTGCTTCCAATGGTGAGTGGTTCGCTCTTGCTCGACGGAAAAGATTACCGTCAATTCACCACAGACACCATCCAGAGGAACATTGCATTTCTGATGGACAAGGTGGAACTGCTGCCCGGCACGATTTGGAGCTATCTCACGACCATGAATCCGGAAGCCTGTGCGGCAGAAGTACGGGAGCTCTGTGATCAGTTGCAGCTTCTGCCGATCATCGAATCATTGCCCCAGGGGTTTGACACCGAGCTCAATGATGCGGTCACCTATCAGTTGCCCAGTGGTGTGCTGAAACTCCTTGCCTTGGCTCAGGCTGTGATCAAGGACGCACCGATCCTGCTTCTGGATGACATCAGCCTGGGCCTCTCCCCTGATGAGTTTGAATCCGTTCTGGCGTTGCTGCCGAGCTTGCGTCGCTGTCTCTTCTCCGGCCAGGAGCGCTCGGTGATCCTGGCCACAGACAACAAGCTGCTGCTGGAGCAGGCCGATCTGCTCTGCATCCTTGACAAAGGCGTGACTGTCTTTCAAGGCACACCGGATGAGCTGCGCAGACGCATGCAGCGCTCTGCCACCGCCGATTGTTGA
- a CDS encoding HlyD family type I secretion periplasmic adaptor subunit: MTTSPLPPQSLPPQVAVDDQGGPLAVKPASGLLARLPGIDDPDAIALLGRKRLSQALELEEKPDNRYLRLTLYGLGAAALIFFPWAALTPITQVVRASGEVIPQGDVTVVQHLEGGIVAKVNVQDGDPVSAGEIMLELRPTLVESEYRAVEQQLKNMLQQQKQLQAAIRGDKTAAFDNGKVSEAQRQLLRNRMANKSDKIALAEAQIREKQAEIRGLNDQITKFQRELTLYQTQRGMYADLVKTGAASRLNLLNADQQVASANTKLAELRGTRAEATQLLQQAEANLRSLKSGLNMEESSQVAELVNEEAVLNQNIKKLRNQLDRTKIVAPLAGTVSDLRFRTPGAVVAPGAVVLKLVPSQSLNQVEARVRSSDIGFVNVGQPVEVKLQPYDASIYGSVPGKVVSIAPSTVQDPDDRQYYYKARIELDRQYVDPKNQKYPIQVGMPLVAEIQGPRRSVLRYLFQPFTRTLDSALRERS, translated from the coding sequence ATGACCACCAGCCCTCTTCCCCCACAGAGCCTCCCCCCCCAAGTTGCTGTCGACGATCAAGGTGGTCCACTGGCGGTGAAACCTGCCTCAGGACTGTTGGCACGCCTGCCGGGAATCGACGATCCCGACGCCATCGCTCTGCTGGGCAGAAAACGTCTCAGCCAGGCGCTGGAGTTGGAGGAAAAGCCCGACAACCGCTACTTGCGGCTCACCCTCTATGGGCTGGGCGCAGCGGCTCTGATCTTCTTCCCCTGGGCGGCGCTCACCCCGATCACCCAGGTGGTGCGAGCTTCCGGGGAAGTGATCCCGCAAGGCGACGTGACCGTGGTGCAGCACCTTGAAGGTGGCATCGTTGCGAAGGTGAATGTGCAGGATGGCGACCCGGTCAGCGCCGGGGAGATCATGCTGGAATTGCGGCCCACTCTGGTGGAGAGTGAATACCGGGCCGTCGAGCAACAACTCAAGAACATGCTGCAGCAGCAGAAGCAGTTGCAGGCGGCAATCCGCGGAGACAAAACGGCCGCGTTCGACAACGGCAAAGTGAGTGAAGCCCAGCGACAGTTGCTACGGAATCGCATGGCCAATAAAAGCGACAAGATCGCATTGGCCGAAGCCCAGATCCGCGAGAAGCAAGCAGAAATCCGTGGCTTGAACGACCAGATCACAAAATTCCAGCGCGAACTGACTCTGTACCAGACGCAGCGCGGGATGTATGCCGATCTGGTGAAAACCGGCGCAGCATCACGGCTGAATTTGTTGAACGCCGACCAGCAGGTTGCCTCCGCCAACACCAAACTTGCCGAGTTGCGCGGCACTCGCGCCGAAGCGACTCAGCTGCTCCAGCAGGCCGAGGCGAATCTCCGCAGTCTCAAAAGTGGCTTGAACATGGAGGAAAGCTCCCAGGTAGCGGAACTGGTGAATGAAGAGGCAGTCTTGAATCAGAACATCAAGAAATTGCGCAACCAGCTCGATCGAACCAAGATCGTGGCGCCATTGGCCGGCACAGTGAGTGATTTGCGTTTCCGCACTCCTGGAGCCGTGGTAGCCCCTGGCGCAGTGGTCCTCAAGTTGGTGCCAAGCCAGAGCCTCAACCAGGTGGAAGCACGCGTGCGTTCCTCCGATATTGGCTTTGTGAACGTGGGTCAACCTGTAGAGGTGAAGCTACAGCCCTACGACGCAAGCATCTATGGATCTGTACCGGGCAAGGTGGTCAGCATTGCGCCTTCCACAGTCCAGGATCCGGATGACCGTCAGTATTATTACAAGGCTCGCATCGAGCTTGATCGGCAGTATGTGGATCCCAAGAATCAAAAATATCCGATTCAAGTAGGCATGCCACTTGTAGCCGAGATTCAAGGGCCAAGGCGCAGCGTTCTGCGCTATCTGTTCCAGCCCTTCACCCGCACCCTTGACTCGGCTCTGCGTGAGCGAAGCTGA